gaattaaattgaaatttcacaaattaatttataatataatatgagaTCAAGGGAAGTCAATAATTAGATAGGTAGTCAATTACATTGTGAACAGGCTTTTGGAAACAAATTCAAGCTCAGCTACTGGAACACTAAATCTCCATAATTTTATCTCAACATAATCAGCAGGTGACTGAGGTCAATGACCCATAACCGATCATGAATTTGACAATGACTATactaaacataaacataaaaatacaggTCAAAATTTCAAGAAGTTACACATATGTGCATATGTATGTGCACTACTTATATAATTAAGagatcaaaaaaaattacacaaaaaatatatggcAATAATTTTCAACTTATTGCAGCTTAAATATAGCtacttatgaaactacatattATTAGGACAGAACGACGGTTCTGTTCCCTTGGCATCATAATAGTGATATACACCAGCAATATGCATCTAGGCCTGCGGTAACAGAACTATcgtttttttatacaagaatAGTACCTACAGAATAATATTATGCGAAATCAACACTAATATTTGAACATTTCTAGTCAGAACATTGGGATAGACACGTTTATTAGATGGGAAGCGGTACAATTTTAGTGATGGGTCTGACATAAACActatctttaattttaattgatacAGCTCTTACATTGCTGTCTTTCCCATGGAACAGCTGAGTTACTCTTCCCATTGGCCAAGATAATGGCGGTGCTTTATCCTCTTTTAAGAGCACAAGGCTATTTAAGTTAATATTTGGCTTACTGGAGTGCCATTTATATCTCATTTGCAGAGAATTAAGATAGTCAGTTCTCCATCTCTTCCAGaagttttgttttagtttagttatcAGTTGATATATTTTAAGTCTATTATCTGGAATGTTTGATACATCAACCTCTGGAAAGGATGTTAAACGATCACCAATGATGAAGTGAGCAGGTGTCAAGCACTGCTCATCAGAAGCATCTTCACTTAAAGGGGAAATGGGACGGCTATTTAGTATGGCCTCTATTTCTATCAGCAAAGTATTAAAGTGCTCATATGAAAGTACATGGTTACCTAGGACGCGTTTCAGgtgatgttttaaatttttcactCCTGACTCCCACGCCCCCCCCAATGTGCTGATGCAGGTGGTATAAATTGCCATTCAAAACCTTCTATACTGGCAAAGTCAGACAaaacttgtttattgttttgaaataGATTGTAAACAGCTTTCAACTCATTGCTTGCCCCTATAAAATTTGAGCCGTGGTCACTAAACATTTGTAAACATTTACCACGACGAGAAATAAATCTTTTAAAGCATTAATGAATTCTTTTGACGACAAGTCGCTGACTAGTTGGAGGTCGATCGCTTTGGTCGACATGCAAATAAATATGCAGACATACCCTTTGTGAATCATTGGCTTCCTGCTGCGCCATTCTTTTACCTCTAGGGGCCCAGCAAAATCTACGCCGCTCAGCAGGAACGGTCTGGCCGGCGTCACCCGGTACTTTGGCAGGTCGGCCATTATTTGTGTCAGCGGTTGTCCTGAAATCTGAAACATTTCATGCAGTTAAATATTAGCTTGCGCAGTCTGTTTCGCGCATTTAGCGGCCAGAACCGTGATCTCAAATTGACAACGTAGTCTCGATACCAGCATGGAGCAGACGTTCATGTTCCTGCAATATAATTAAATCAGTAACGTGATGTTTCGATGGCAACAGTAAGGGATACTTGTGATCCCGGTGAAGAGCCGCGTGCTTCAACCTACCACCAACACGTAAACAGTCATTTTCATCCTTGAAAATGTTAAGATATTTAATTTGGTTGACAGTGAACTTGCAGTCATTTCTGTCAACATCAGAGGTCAATATCTGGAATTCTTTGCTGAATTCTTCCTTCTGGAGCAGCATAACGATTTTATTAGTAGCCTCTTTCAATCCTTTATGGATATGGGGCCCTTTAATTTATTGCTAGGGTGCCTGGAATTATGCACAAATCTGTAAACATACGCAAAGGTGCGAAGTAGGCGCCACCATTTTGAAAATCTTTGGAATACCGTGGACATGTACGACTCAGGTGCCTCATGCGACGCCAGCGCGACTTGCTTTGCTTCCTCAACGACTGCAGAACACAACTGGGGCGGTACTTGCCACTGCTCTCTATCAAATGTCAGCCAAGATGGACCCTGAAaccacaaattatttttaataaaatcttggGGCATTTGACCTCTGGACACCGCATCTGCAGGGTTTTCAACAGTGTTAACGTAACTCCAGTTCAGGTGTATTGTCAATTCCTGTATTTGAGCGACCCTATTAGCGACAAATACCTGCCATCGTGATGGATCTGCCCTGATCCAGGACAATGTTATCATGGCATCAGACCAGCAATAAACGTCACCTAAATCGACTTTTAAAATCTGAGCAATATTATTGATAAGGCGGGCAAGCATGTGAGCCGCACACAGCTCAAGCCTGGCAAGAGTCACAGTCTTTATGGGGGCCACGCGCGATTTCGCGCATATGAAGTGGACTGTATATTGGTTGTTAGGTAAACGACATCGCGTGTAGACCACACATCCCAGAGCCTTGGTAGAAGCATCCGAGAACCCATGGAGCTCCAACTTACAGCGTTCTGGATGGACCATAAGTCTGGGGACTGAAACAGAGTTTAAATTTGGCAATTTCTCACAAAATGCTTGCcacaaacaataaatatcatTGGGGATATCATCATCCCAATCAATTTTGGCTTTCCACGTCaattgcattattatttttgcaaagACAGTGACAGGGGCTACAAAGCCTTGAGGATCAAAAATTTTAGCTATTTCGGTAAGTACATGCCTCTTAGTTTTCTTGGCATTGCAAAATCCATCAGGACAAGACACAGACAACCTATCACTTGAAGGATCCCATTTTAAGCCCAATGTTTTCACAGCTGCATCCTCATTGGCATCAAATTTGAAAGTGCACTTGGTGCGCTTCTCCTttggaatattatttaatacaatttgaTTATTGGAGTACCATTTGTGAAGTTCGAACTGGCCTTTACCTAGCAGGCATTGCAATTCGGACATAGTTTGAACAGCTTTGTCAATACTATCAGATCCTGCCAAGATGTCGTCACAGTAGGTATTCTCCAATACGACCTTAGAAGCCAAAGGAAAATTTTTACCTTCATCCTCTACCAGCTGGAGCAGCGTCCTGGTCGCGAGGTAGCTGGCAGGCGCAGTGCCGTAAGTCGCGGTGCTCAACTGCAGGCACTTCAACTCTCCACCAGGGTCGCGCCATAGAATACGCTGTAGCGAttgaaactttttaatatttacttgGCGATACATTTTTGTCATGTCACAAATAAATGCGTATTTATTCAGAcgaaatttcaacaaaatttcaaATAGATTTGCCTGGACAACAGGACCGACATACAAAACGTCATTGAGGCTAACTCCTGAATTTGATCGCGCTGAGGCATTGAAAACTACCCTTAATGACGTCGTAATAGCGTCCTCCCTTATCACTGGCAGATGTGGCATGTAAAACTCAGGTTGAGACTCGTCAGGAAAATCAGTTACCCAATGGGCGTGGCCCAACTGCACAAACTCGTGAATAAagtcagaatattttttatatagctCAGGATTATTCTGGAGCTTTTTTCCAAACTAAGAAGACAACGCAAAGCCATATTAAAAGAATTACCTAATTTAGGCAGCATCTCCTCTTTGACCGGCAAGTCGACTTCATACCTGCCCGTGGAGTCGCGCGAAACGGACTGCACGTACAGCTGCTCGCAGGCGGCATCGGCGCTCGACATGATGTGCTGCGCAGGCAGCTCCTCCATTGTCCAGAACTTTGTCAAGTCATCCTGTAAAAATTTGCACACAGAATTGTCTGGCATTTTAATTAACTGATTCCTGGTCAGAACCAGATTTCCACAGAAAATCCAACCAAAAGTTGTATTTAATAACCCAGGAATATTTGGACCCAAGTTTAACTGACCATCTTGCATACACAACCGGAAGTCATTAATGCCTAAAATTGCATCTACTTTTCTAGATACATTGAAATCAGGATCGGCTAAATTGACAGAACCCGGCCACTTCATTAAATTCTTTGGAAAGTTGGTAGTTGGCAAAGActcagtaattgtttttagcACACAAAAATCACTATTGAATTTGTGCTTAAAATCTCTGGTAGagatttgtaaattaatttttgcATTGACAGGAGTTGCATTACCACCTACACCAGAGACAGAAAACTTGACAGGAGTCTTTTTGCAAGCTAATTTGGCAACAAAATCCTCTGTAATGTAGTTCTTTTGACTACCACTGTCTAATAATATTCGACAAAATGGATCTCACCAGAATCATCGATGACATAACACAAGGCTGTTGGAAGGAGAGATATTTCACATTTTTCTTCCACAGCAGTGTTGTGTAAGTTGAGAGTCGGCTGCGGCACAACTAATGAGTCTGCCAAACATGAACTCTCTATGGCCGTGTTGACAAGATCACTCCATCTGCAATGGCTCGGCTTCATTTTTGGAACTGGAAACAATCAAATTATTTGAGAGACAGGCACAGATTTTGGATGTAGCAGGTGTGATGTTTCTGCTGACATGATCTACACACAGGTTTGTTTACAATCTGACACAGAGTGACCAGCGGACAAACAAAGAGAGCACAACTTAAACTTGTCTGTAAATTTATCCTATCATCAACTGTCAGTTTTAAAAACTTGTAACACCTATTGATGTAATGCTGGCATTACAAAATCCACACAGCTTACCTGATTTATTCTGTTTACCATTGCTCTCCTTATTTGTGATCACATTTGACACGGACCGATGACTGCTAGAGGTTGGCTTGGTGGACTCAGATGAAATCATCTCCAATGCTTGGCATCTCTGCTGAATATGCTTGATAAAATCATTTATGCTAGGAAATCCTTGGACTTTCGACTCAGTTCAAGTCTCTTAATGAACTAAAGTCCAACTTTGAGCATAAAACATGAATGAGAAGCATGTCAGCTAGTTCGGGCACCTGTAAAGCTAGCAATGAGTTAAAATGCTGCTGAAAATCGTTCATCAAGTTCTCAAGTCGTAATTGCGGTTTATTTTGCCCAAATTTAACAGTGAGTGAATGTGATGGTTGGCAATCAAAACTTTGTTATCATATCGTTCCATCAGCGCATCCCATGCTTTACTGTAATTAGCAGCAGAGTGGTCAATTGTTGAGACCAATGCGGCCGCTTCCCCTTTAAGCAAGATTTCAAGTAATAAAACTTACTAACATCATTTAGGTCATTATTGCTATGAACCAAGCTGCTAAACAAGTCTTTAAAGTAAGCCACTCGTTATAGTTCCGCCAAAGGTAGGAAGTGAAATTTTAGGAAGAAGACCGGCGCCTGAAGAAGGCTTAGAAGTTCCATGCATTGACTGAGTATTCGTACTCGCGTCCGGCGCGCACGCGGTTGCCTGCCGCCGCTGCAGCGCCAACAGCAGCTCGGTGCACCTGGTTTCTAGCTGAAGGCCCGCTTCCTGCTCGGCGGGGTCCAACGATTCAATACTCATGTTGACGTCTTCAATCTTGGCCAAAATTTCACGTAACCGCTCGTTGTGAAACGGGAGCTCGTCGATGGGGCNNNNNNNNNNNNNNNNNNNNNNNNNNNNNNNNNNNNNNNNNNNNNNNNNNNNNNNNNNNNNNNNNNNNNNNNNNNNNNNNNNNNNNNNNNNNNNNNNNNNGAGGCACGCCAACGCAAGAGATTAAGAAATTTCATACAGTTTTGTTggcattatttgtttttattagcagtgTGTTTGAGCAACGAatggatggccgttggggccgaaaagttctctaaTGGCAAGCGCAGCGAGGGACGTCCACCGATCTGGTTGCAGCCgtgggttcatggtggatgctgCAAAGCAACTGGTGGTCTATGGGTGAGGCCTATGACCAACGGTGGGCGTTTTACggctaataataatgatgagCAAAgaaatcacaatttttttataattcatgcAAACaaagtcaaaaacaaaatttgatatacatacatacttttttagggttccgtagtcaactaggaacccttatagtttcgccttgtctggccgtctgtctgtctgtctgtccgcggctaatctcagagaccgttattACTAGAAAGTTGTactttggcatgaatatacatatcagtcacgccgacgaagtcgaaaataaaaatttttaaaattttttttagagttgcTCCATAGATATATGTAaactgggggtgattttttttctcgactaacctaTAGTGCGgattatcgttggataggtattttgaaaccattggggggtcgctaagacgatttttctattcagtgatctgtttgcgaaatattcaactatttTCGCATATTTATGCAACTATATGCATaactatattttcattaaagtcgagaaAATCGAGagtaggaaagtaggttggatgccactcaatatgttgctaagttaaggttggtatgccaatcaatacatttgaccaaatgacatcttaaagaaatcccaggtaataatttgcataataataatttatcaaatgattagttgggacatgatatcagtgcgaaatgttgagttgggaaataacatttcgccttaATAAATATATGGGATAAATactttgggagctaataatttgcttaataatcttcgccgaaacattagtaaaccataaaTTCTATGTGCAAGATATATGTTATGCCGTCTCTGACGTCTCCGTTTATTCNNNNNNNNNNNNNNNNNNNNNNNNNNNNNNNNNNNNNNNNNNNNNNNNNNNNNNNNNNNNNNNNNNNNNNNNNNNNNNNNNNNNNNNNNNNNNNNNNNNNNNNNNNNNNNNNNNNNNNNNNNNNNNNNNNNNNNNNNNNNNNNNNNNNNNNNNNNNNNNNNNNNNNNNNNNNNNNNNNNNNNNNNNNNNNNNNNNNNNNNNNNNNNNNNNNNNNNNNNNNNNNNNNNNNNNNNNNNNNNNNNNNNNNNNNNNNNNNNNNNNNNNNNNNNNNNNNNNNNNNNNNNNNNNNNNNNNNNNNNNNNNNNNNNNNNNNNNNNNNNNNNNNNNNNNNNNNNNNNNNNNNNNNNNNNNNNNNNNNNNNNNNNNNNNNNNNNNNNNNNNNNNNNNNNNNNNNNNNNNNNNNNNNNNNNNNNNNNNNNNNNNNNNNNNNNNNNNNNNNNNNNNNNNNNNNNNNNNNNNNNNNNNNNNNNNNNNNNNNNNNNNNNNNNNNNNNNNNNNNNNNNNTTTTGTAACAAATCACTTTAttaaccgatcttttgtttatattttttgctaataattTCAAACTTAgcctcttcaccgccagtcatccagtcgtgacagccaatggaaagcctcacacgccacggtcacaTCTAATACCTACATGACAAAACATTCAActtgaaattaatccttctgcaatggaattattaaaaatcaagttgactGTCGCTGGTTTTGTCTGTCGAGTACAGAGCACGTTACTCGGTTGTTTGTAGCAATTTTTTGCCTGCTTTTCTTGATCTttaatttgctaaatatgtagaactaaataaaacactttAAGTTAAGGACTTTAAATAAAGGTCACGATAAAGAACTTTCTACTGTTTAACAGTAAAGCCAAAACAAACATCGGAGGGGTATGGGTAAGGTAATGGGTAGGGAGTGGGCGGGTCTATTTACGTGACTGTATAAAACTTTGGTTTCCTAGGACAAGCGGTGCCGTCATTATACGACCCGTAATAAGCGGTGAaatgacgtcactagaacgtTGAGTTACGTATCTATATATCATGTTAAAATACCGAATGTATTGGAAGTAAATACGGAAAAGCGTAGTTGTAGTACTCACACAAACAGGGGAAACATATATATATGGCTCGTTACGTCACCAGTAGCCAGGGTAAACACGTCCGCACTCGCCAACGGCTCTCACGTAACTGTTTCCCCACTACCCGCGAACCCGAGACTAGTCATCCTTGTTATAGCTTATATACACAAACACTACATCCCTtccttattgtaattttattgaaagaacTGACTAAATGCAAGTATAACAACaaattctttaattatttaatatattaagGACGTTTTTTAGTTACTTGATTTACGTTTTAATTAGATACATTTTTCAATCACTAATCACACGAACATTTATTAATTGCTTTATGAattcttatatttaattatttatgtcattGTCTTCCCGTTCACTTTGGTTTAGTTCCTTATTTTCTTCGTCTACGTCTCTAACTTCCCATACCCCTTCGGGTCTTTTTAAGTGGATCACATTCCGTCTCAATGTTTGACCTATATGTATGTTTGGTATATATGTATGcccatagtacctacattaacaCGTAGTTTACCGTTAACTGACAGATCGTACTACCCTCAACCCAACACTttgacgcacggtttacaattttatgaaggcccgtactgcccaCAATGCAACAACTACGCACGGTTaacaatttcatgaaggcccgtactgcctacaacacaataaatatcacgggacaattcacaccaattgacctagtcccaaagtaagcttagcaaagcttgttttatgggtactacgcaactgataaatataattatatagatagatacataaaacatattaaacacccaagacccgagaacaaacattcgcattattcatacaaatatctgccccgacacgggaatcgaacccgggacctcaagcttcgtagtcaggttctctaaccactaggccatctggtcgtcgaaatcgacaatgacgcacggtttacaatttcatgagggcccgtactgcccaaacacattttacgcacggtttacaatttcatgaaggcccgtactgcctacaacacaatgacgcacggtttacaatttcatgagggcccgtactgcccaaacacattttacgcacggtttacaatttcatgaaggcccgtactgcctacaacacaatgacgcacggtttacaatttcatgagggcccgtactgcccaaacacattttacgcacggtttacaatttcatgaaggcccgtactgcctacaacacaatgacgcacggtttacaatttcatgagggcccgtactgcccaaacacattttacgcacggttaacaatttcatgaaggcccgtactgcctacaacacaatgacgcacggtttacaatttcatgagggcccgtactgcccaaacacattttacgcacggtttacaatttcatgaaggcccgtactgccgATACAATTACTTGTGTTTTAAGTGAACACGTGCTTCACGCCCACTTACAAACGTGAAAGTGAcacaggtagagtcattcacgacgacgcgtgccgtagttgttattaaaatgtcattaatgtcttattttgacaGCATCACGCGTCTTCGCGGTTGGCACTTGGTTCAATTAGTTAAAATTGCTGACAAGTAATTCAATTACCAACTACAAACATATCACCCCAAACACTTGCGCTAGTTTCATCTAATTAATAACTCAGTCTCATGATATGTGAGATTTAACAGAAATTTAGTAACCTTACTTTTACATTCATAGTATGAGAGTGCGTAGATGTTCAGTAACCTATTCAACTCATTGTATATGTGTGCCGAAAGATAAAAAGATTGTTTATTCACAAGTGCAATACGGAAATTTCTAATTTTGCAAATGCGGCCACCACGTCGTTTATCTTGGTTATTGTAATCGAAAGAAAGGTCAAGATGTTTGcgtagaataattttgagaataaaCATTTGCCTAACAGTTAGGACTTTAGCTATTGAGTACAACTCAACAGTGGGGAATCCAATTGGCTTGCCTAACATGACTTTAAGCACAGCTCTTTGAGCTCTCTCCAAACGGAGAAATCTGGTCTTTCCAGTTCCTCCCCACGCTGGAAGACAATATGGAACTGATTGCGCCAGCGAAAATATACAGTTTTTAGAATAGTCATGTCCGTGACATGTCTAAGGgtcttaaatatatatagtttctTAACTCTGCCCACAGCTGCTACGACCTGCTCATTCCAAGTCATTAGTGAGTCTATAATAACTCCCAGATAATTTACACATCGAGATTGCGTTAACCCAGGGCAGGTACATTTGTTGTTGTCACAACCGCAGTTGTGTGCTTGTACAACTAGAGGCGGAGAGGGCAGAGAATACGCTCTGGCAGCAAATGGTACGAATGTagttttattgatattaattgTAAGAAGATTGTGTGTCAGCCATTGCATCACCATTTGCATGGTGGTCTCAGCGAGTATGCGAACCTCCTTCCAAGTTGGCGCTTGTAGGATCAGGGCAGTACCATGAGCGTAAGCTAGCACTTTAACATTTTCCATATTAAGATTCCAGAGATCATTTACGTATATCAAAAATAAGAGCCAAATGTAAGACATGTCTTCACTTGTGTAGTTACCAATGCGGACCATCTGTGTGCGACAACTTAGGTAACTCTGAAGCATATCGAGTACAAGTCCCCGTACCCCAATTTTTctagcttctttttttttttttttttttaagaggaTAGGAATAGAGACAGTGTCAAAAGCCTAAAATAGGTCCAAAACGATGCCTATCGTTTTAAGCTTCGAACTTAAATTGTTTACAATAGAATTAGTGATAGTTAAAACAGCATCTTCAGTTGATCTTCCACTCCGAAAGCCAAATTGAAGATATTTTACTAAGCGACAATTTAAAATCTTTTCCAGGATTTTAGAAAGCGTAGTTAACACTGAGATGGGCCTATAATTATTGACACTGTCTCTGTCTCCACTCTTATAAATAGGATGAACGAGGGCTCTCTTGAAGACGCGGGAAATGTACCCGTCGACAGACAGAGATTATAGACGTGCGTCAAGATTGGCACAAGAACATGTCGAGAGGCCTTAAGCAGAGATGCAGGGATGTTGTCCCAACCTACAGCACAATTGCGAAGTCCCATAATGATTCGTTCAACTTCCTCATTATCAGTTTCCTCCAACGCCATTGAGTTAACTTCACCACTGCTGTGTTGATGCGAGGCAAAACTTGCGCACGACTGACTGGGAAACTTGGCGGCCAAAACTCCCTACCAACACTGCCAAAGTACTGATTAACTATATTAACTGACAATACCGGATTAGGATTCAAGGATAGTAGTTTCTCAGCTGTGGAGGTATTTGGATTATGATTTGTtatacttttaattaatttccagccttcggaatttttttttagctttgatAAACTCCATACATTCATAACTCTGCTTAATCTTTTTTAATAGGTTCTTACAGACGTTTCTGTAGCAGGTATATGTCAATTTGCTCAGCTGATCATTGGGatcttttttagtttatttataaagtcgGTCACGGTTTCTGATACAGCGTAGCAGACCAGGAGCCATCCACGGTTTAATAATTCTCATCTTGCTACTACCGTTGACAGATCGAGAATGAGTGCTGCCCACATTCGATAGTGTTTCAACAAGAGCATGCGCAGCTATTTCAGCATCAGTAAtggacaaaataaaagaaaaatctgtATTTATAATTCGCTGGACACTAACAGCTTcgtcaaatataatttttgtacgTGACGCTTTGCTTGATATCACCTCACGACAACAAGACAGAATGACAGGGGCATGGTCAGTAATAAACGAATCCAGGATTAAAGTGGTACATGCAGTATCAgacttaagttaaataaaacgtgATCAAGACAGCTGCCCTTCCTAGTGGGAAAAGTATGGGCCGGCAACCCCATTAGCAGCAACAATATTCAAATATGAATCCGCATCAGCACTACTACAACCAGGTtccaaattaatgtttatatCCCCAATTAGTGCAATTGTTTTGAAACAGTGTAGTGATTTTAGTGTTATATCAAGTGATTCCAGAAAGTTTACAATGTTTCTTGTTGAGGGAGACCAATACATAGGTACCAATCAAGGCCATTTCGTTGGCAAACTTCAGTATAAGACAGTTGGCATCATTGAAAGATGG
This sequence is a window from Choristoneura fumiferana chromosome 10, NRCan_CFum_1, whole genome shotgun sequence. Protein-coding genes within it:
- the LOC141431646 gene encoding uncharacterized protein isoform X1, which produces MKWPGSVNLADPDFNVSRKVDAILGINDFRLCMQDGQLNLGPNIPGLLNTTFGWIFCGNLVLTRNQLIKMPDNSVCKFLQDDLTKFWTMEELPAQHIMSSADAACEQLYVQSVSRDSTGRYEVDLPVKEEMLPKLAYSMARPWWRVEVPAVEHRDLRHCACQLPRDQDAAPAGRG
- the LOC141431646 gene encoding uncharacterized protein isoform X2; this translates as MSSMILDDLTKFWTMEELPAQHIMSSADAACEQLYVQSVSRDSTGRYEVDLPVKEEMLPKLAYSMARPWWRVEVPAVEHRDLRHCACQLPRDQDAAPAGRG